The genome window CTGACAGGTAAGTTCGGCGTAAGAATAGAAAATACGGTGCTGATTTCAGACTACATGTCTACTGAGTTCGGTAAATTCCTGCAGATAGAGCCTCTTACTCTTTGTCCTATAGATACCACTCCTATAGATGTTGATATGTTGTTGCCTGAAGAGATTGACTGGCTCAATGCTTATCATCATTCTGTTTATGAAAAATTGTCTCCTTTCCTTGATGAAGAGGAGAAAATATGGCTTGAAAATGCTACAAAACCCATAAAATGAACATTTTAGAGTAAAAAGTTGAAGAAAAACTTGGTAGTTTGATAAAATAGATGTAATTTTGCACCCGCAAATTGTGGCATTGCCATATTTCGCATTGAATAACATAAGTTTAACATAATAAATTAAAAGCAAAAAAATGATTATTGTACCAGTTAAAGACGGTGAGAACATCGAGAGAGCTCTCAAGAAGTTTAAGAGAAAATTCGAAAAGACAGGTGTTGTTAAGGAGCTTCGTGCTCGTCAGCAGTATGACAAGCCTTCTGTTTTGAAGCGTCTCAAGATGGAACACGCCATCTACGTACAGCAGTTGCGTGCAAACGAGGAATAAAAGTAAAAAATCCTCAAAAAATTTGGTAGTTTAAAATAATTTTCGTAACTTCGTTGCCGAAATGAAAAAGGTACGACGTTATGTTGAGTATAGATAAGTTCTTGGAATATTTGCGCTCTGAACTGAACAGGTCGCAGAGGACGGTAGAAAACTATCGCGAAGATTTGAAACTCTTTGAGCAGTATGCTAGGAACTTGTCTGAATCCTTCACTTGGGAATCTGTTGATTCTGATATGATTCGCAACTGGATGGAGCATATGATAGATGCAGGAAATAAGGCAACCTCGGTTAATCGCCGGTTGAGTGCTTTGAAAATGTTCTATCGGTTTGCTTTAGTCAGACATTATGTGGAGTCGGATCCCGCTCATAGCCTCAAAGGACCTAAGGAAAGTAGACCGCTACCTCAATTCTTGAAAGAAAATGAGATGGATGAGTTGCTTGACAGGAAAATGTGGGGCGATGATTATAATAATGTACGCGCACGTACTATTATAATATTGTTCTATGAGACGGGGATGCGATTGTCAGAGTTGATAGGACTTGATGTTGACGATGTGAACTTTATCAAAAAAGAGATAAAGATTACGGGTAAGGGAAACAAACAACGTATAGTTCCTTTTGGTGACGAGCTTAAAAATGCTCTTTCAGAATATTTGGCTCTAAGAGCACAAAGGGTGATGGCTAAGTCTGGAGCTCTTTTGCTTGCGGATAAGGGCGGACGGATGAGTCCGGCTCAAGTCAGAGAAATCGTGAAGGAGAACCTCGCAAGGGTTTGCTCGTTGAAAAAGAAAAGTCCGCACGTGTTGAGGCATACGTTTGCTACTGCAATGTTGAATCATGGTGCAGGAATTGAAAGTTTGAAAAGACTGTTAGGACATGCGAAACTCTCGACGACCGAGATTTATACGCATACAACGTTTGAACAGTTGAAACGAGTTTATATTGAAGCCCATCCTCGGGCGTAACCTTTTAAAAAAAATGGAGGTAACTATGGAAATTAAGATTCAGTCGATTCACTTCGACGCTACCGAGAAGTTACAGGCGTTTATCGAAAAGAAAGTCGCCAAGTTAGAAAAAACTTTTGAAGACATACAGAAAGTAGAGGTGCAATTAAAGGTCGTGAAGCCTGCTACTGCCTTGAATAAGGAAGTTCATCTGGAAGTTGCTGTCCCTGGAACCAAGTTGTTCGTAGAAAAGACATGTGACACTTTTGAGGAAGGAATTGACCAGGCAGTGGACTCAATGAAGGTTCAATTGACCAAATTTAAAGAAAAATCAAGGAATCGATAAAAAAAACTCGAAAAAATTTTGTTGATTCAAAAAATAGTTGTATCTTTGCAGCCGTTTTCCGATAGATGGAAATTTAGCCGTATTGCGGCTGTAAAGATTGCCTCTTTAGCTCAGTTGGCCAGAGCACGTGATTTGTAATCTCGGGGTCGTTGGTTCGAATCCGACAAGAGGCTCAGAAAAAGAAAATTGGGTAGTTACCAGAGTGGCCAAATGGGGCAGACTGTAAATCTGCTGGCTATGCCTTCGGTGGTTCGAATCCATCACTACCCACTTTCTTTGATAAGCGGAAATAGCTCAGTTGATAGAGCACTAGCCTTCCAAGCTGGGGGTCGCGGGTTTGAGCCCCGTTTTCCGCTCAATTTATTAACTTGCTGTAATAGCTCAGTGGTAGAGCACTTCCTTGGTAAGGAAGAGGTCCTGAGTTCAACTCTCAGTTACAGCTCTATCGTTCTAGATGCTTAGGATGGTAGAGGAACAGATTATTCATTTATATAAATAAAAAGAAAAGCTATGGCTAAAGAAGAATTCGTGCGTACCAAACCGCATGTTAACATTGGTACAATTGGTCATGTTGACCATGGTAAGACTACTCTGACCGCTGCTATCTCTAAGGTATTGAACGAGAAGCTCGGTACATCTGAGGCAGTTAAGTCATTCGATCAGATTGATAATGCTCCTGAGGAGAAAGAGCGTGGTATCACTATCAACTCTGCTCACATCGAGTATGAGACAGCAAAGCGTCACTATGCACACGTTGATTGTCCTGGACACGCTGACTATGTAAAGAACATGGTTACTGGTGCTGCTCAGATGGATGGTGCAATCTTGGTTTGTGCTGCTACTGATGGTCCTATGCCACAGACACGTGAGCACGTACTTCTTGCACGTCAGGTAAACGTACCTCGTTTGGTTGTTTTCTTGAACAAGTGCGATATGGTTGATGATGAGGAGATGCTTGAGCTCGTTGAGATGGAGCTTCGTGAGATCCTCGAGCAGTATGGTTACGAGGAGGATACTCCAATTGTACGTGGTTCTGCTCTCGGTGCTTTGAACGGTGTTGAGAAGTGGGTTAAGTCTGTTGAGACTTTGATGGATACAGTTGATGAGTGGATTCAGGAGCCAGAGCGCGAGATTGATAAGCCATTCTTGATGCCTATCGAGGATGTATTCTCAATTACAGGTCGTGGTACTGTTGCTACAGGTCGTATTGAGACAGGTCGTTGCAAGGTAGGTGACGAAGTTCAGTTGCTCGGTCTTGGTGAGGACAAGAAGTCAGTTATTACTGGTGTTGAGATGTTCCGTAAGATCCTTGCTGAGGGTGAAGCTGGTGATAACGTAGGTTTGCTTCTCCGTGGTATCGATAAGGCTGAGGTTAAGCGTGGTATGGTAGTTGTACACCCAGGTGCTATTACTCCTCACGATCACTTCAAGGCTTCTATCTATGTATTGAAGAAGGAAGAGGGTGGCCGTCACACTCCATTCGGTAACAAGTATCGTCCTCAGTTCTATCTCCGTACTATGGACTGTACAGGTGAAATCAAGCTTCCAGAGGGAGTTGAGATGGTAATGCCTGGTGATAACGTAGAGATTGAGGTAGAGTTGATCTACAAGGTTGCTTTGAACGAGGGTCTTCGTTTCGCTATCCGTGAGGGTGGTCGTACAGTAGGTTCTGGTCAGATTACAACAATTCTCGACGATATCAAGTAATTTAGATTTATCTAATTTGCTATATATATCAGACTCCCCTCCTAAGGGAGTGGGAGTCTTTCTACGGGTTTAGCTCAGTTGGTAGAGCACTGGTCTCCAAAACCAGGTGTCGAGGGTTCGAGCCCTTCAACCCGTGCTAAATAGAAGATAATATGAATAAAATAGTAAATTATTGCAAGGCATGTTACGATGAACTTGCGCATAAGACTACTTGGCCATCACGTGCCGAACTTACTCATAGTGCAATGGTTGTATTATCTGCTTCCCTAGTCATTGCACTTGTTGTGTTCGCGATGGATTCTATTTTCAAAGCCTTTATGGGTGTAGTTTATCCAGGTTAATTTTTTAAGGAAATGGCAGACGCAGGAAATAAATGGTATGTGCTTAAAGCCGTTAGTGGTAAAGAGGCTAAGGTGAAAGAATACATCGAAGCTGAAATGAAGCACAATGACTTACTAGCAGCAAATGTTTCTCAGGTATTGATACCAGTTGAGAAGCATGCAACTGTGCGTAATGGAAAGAGAGTCGTTAAAGAAAAGGTCTCTCTTCCAGGTTATGTTTTTGTGGAGGCCAAACTGAAGGGAGATGTTGCGCATACGTTGCGTTTCCTCCCTAATGTTTTGGGTTTCCTTGGAGGTTTGGATGAACCAACACCAGTTCCACAGCGCGATATCAATCGTATGCTGGGTTCTGCTGAGGAGACTGAGTTCGAGGAGAATCTTGATTGTCCTTACTTGGTTAATGATACCGTTAAGGTTATGGAAGGTCCATTCAGTGGTTTCAGCGGAATCGTTGAAGAGGTTAATGCTGAAAAGCATAAGCTGAAAGTTACGGTTAAGATCTTCGGACGTAAAACTCCGTTGGAATTAGGTTTTATGCAAGTAGAAAAGGAATAGGATTCTGTTACGAGATTGTTATTCCTTATAAGTTTCAATTTTAAATATTAACAAAGAAATGGCTAAAGAAGTTGCTGGATTAATCAAATTACAGATTAAAGGTGGCGCTGCGAATCCTTCACCTCCAGTAGGACCTGCATTGGGTTCTAAGGGTATTAATATTATGGGATTCTGCAAGGAATTCAACGCCCGTACCCAGGACAAAGCAGGTAAAGTGTTGCCAGTAGTTATTACTTATTATACTGACAAGTCTTTTGATTTTATTATCAAGACTCCACCTGCTGCAGTTCAATTGAAAGAGGCTGCCAAAATCAAGTCAGGTTCTGCTCAGCCTAATCGTCAGAAGGTTGCTTCTCTTACTTGGGATCAGGTAAAGGTAATCGCTGAGGATAAGATGAAGGACTTGAACTGCTTTACTGTAGAATCAGCTATGAAGCTCATCGCTGGTACTGCAAGAAGTATGGGTATTACTGTAAAAGGGGACTTCCCTGGTAAATAATTTAAAACTTCAATTAGAAAAATGAGTAAACTGACAAAAAATCAAAAATCAGTAGCTGATAAGGTTGAAGCAGGGAAGGCATACACATTGAAGGAGGCTTCAGAGTTGGTAAAGGAAATTACCACTACCAAGTTTGATGCATCTCTTGATATTGATGTACGCTTAGGTGTTGATCCACGTAAGGCTAACCAGATGGTTCGTGGCGTTGTTTCATTGCCAAACGGAACAGGTAAGGTTACTCGTGTGCTCGCACTCTGTACTCCTGATCAGGAAGCTGCTGCTAAGGAAGCAGGCGCTGATTATGTAGGTCTTGACGAATACGTTGAGAAGATTAAGGGTGGTTGGACAGATATTGATGTCATCATCACAATGCCTTCTTGTATGGGTAAGATTGGTCCTTTGGGTCGTGTACTCGGTCCTCGTGGTTTGATGCCTAACCCTAAGAGTGGCACTGTAACTATGGATGTTGCTAAGGCAGTAAAGGAAGTTAAGCAAGGTAAGATTGACTTTAAGGTTGATAAGGCTGGTATTATCCATACTTCAATCGGTAAGGTTGGAATGACTTCTGAGCAGATCTATGGAAATGCTAAGGAGTTCATCAACACAGTTATCAAGCTGAAGCCTGCTGCTGCTAAAGGTACATATATCAAGAGTATCTTTATTTCTAGCACTATGAGTAAGGGTATCAAGATTGATCCTAAATCAGTTGAATAACTCTAAAAGTTTTGTAAAATGAAGAAAGAAGTTAAAGATACTATTATCGCTGAACTTGGACAGAAGTTGCAGGAGTTTCCTCATTTCTATCTTGTAGATGTTACAGGATTGAATGCAGAGAAGACAAGTGCACTCCGTCGTAAGTGCTTCCAGAGCGAGATTAAGATGGTTGTTGTTAAGAATTCCTTGCTTCACAAGGCGTTCGAGGCTTCAGATATCGATTTCTCTGAGCTCTATGACTGCTTGAAGGGTACTACTGCTGTATTGTTTGCTAATACAGCTAATGTACCAGCTAAGTTGTTGAAGGAATATGACAAGGAAGATGTTCCAACATTGAAGGCTGCTTATGCAGAGGAAAGCTTCTACGTTGGCGCAGACAAACTTGCAGAGCTTTCAGCTCTCAAGAGCAAGAACGAAGTTATCGCAGAGATTGTTGCTTTGCTCCAGTCACCTGCAAAGAACGTTGTTTCAGCTCTTCAATCAGGAAGCAACACTATTCATGGTGTGCTTAAGACATTGGGCGAGCGTCCTGAGTAATCAATCACAATGTTATCATTAATTATAGTATAAACAAAAATAAAATTTAGAATAAAATGGCAGATATCAAAGCTATTGCAGAAGAGTTAGTAAATCTTACTGTTAAGGAAGTTAATGAGTTGGCAACAGTCCTCAAGGACGAGTATGGTATTGAGCCTGCTGCTGCAGCTGTAGCTGTAGCTGCTGGTCCTGCTGCTGGTGGTGCAGCTGCAGCTGAGGAGAAGTCTACATTCGACGTAGTCCTCGCTGAGGTTGGTGGCGCTAAGCTCCAGGTTGTAAAGGCTGTTAAGGAGGCTTGTGGTCTCGGTTTGAAAGAGGCTAAGGATCTCGTAGACGGTGCTCCTTCTACAATCAAGGAAGGTGTAGCTAAGGACGAGGCTGAGAACCTTAAGAAGGCTATCGAAGAGGCCGGTGCTAAGGTAGAGCTCAAGTAATTAGAGTAATACATTTTTTATATAAATGGTTAGGATTCTCCAAGTAGGTGAGTCCTAACCTTTTTGTGTCTTTTATTATATTATTAATAAAACCCATTTAATAACTTCTAATGGCTACAAAAATTGTTGATAACAGAGTAAATTTTGCCAGCGTGCATAATCCGTATCCATATCCGGATTTCCTCGATGTGCAGTTAAAGTCTTTCAAGGACTTCTTACAGTTGGATACTCCGCCTGAGGAACGCAAGAATGACGGTTTGTATAAGGTGTTCTCTGAGAACTTCCCTATTACCGATACACGTAACAATTTCGTTCTTGAGTTCTTGGATTACTATATCGACCCTCCTCGCTATTCTATTGATGAGTGTTTGGAGCGTGGTCTTACATATAGTGTACCTTTGAAGGCTAAGATGAAACTGTATTGTACTGATCCTGATCATGAGGATTTCGGTACATTTATTCAGGATGTGTTCCTTGGTACTATCCCATATATGACCGATAATGGTACTTTCGTGATTAATGGTGCTGAGCGTGTTGTTGTTTCTCAGCTTCATCGCTCTCCTGGTGTGTTCTTTAGCCAGGGGGTTCATGCAAATGGTACCATGCTTTATTCTGCTCGTATCATTCCTTTCAAGGGAAGCTGGATTGAATTTGCAACTGACATTAACA of Segatella copri contains these proteins:
- the tuf gene encoding elongation factor Tu, with the protein product MAKEEFVRTKPHVNIGTIGHVDHGKTTLTAAISKVLNEKLGTSEAVKSFDQIDNAPEEKERGITINSAHIEYETAKRHYAHVDCPGHADYVKNMVTGAAQMDGAILVCAATDGPMPQTREHVLLARQVNVPRLVVFLNKCDMVDDEEMLELVEMELREILEQYGYEEDTPIVRGSALGALNGVEKWVKSVETLMDTVDEWIQEPEREIDKPFLMPIEDVFSITGRGTVATGRIETGRCKVGDEVQLLGLGEDKKSVITGVEMFRKILAEGEAGDNVGLLLRGIDKAEVKRGMVVVHPGAITPHDHFKASIYVLKKEEGGRHTPFGNKYRPQFYLRTMDCTGEIKLPEGVEMVMPGDNVEIEVELIYKVALNEGLRFAIREGGRTVGSGQITTILDDIK
- the xerA gene encoding site-specific tyrosine recombinase/integron integrase, translated to MSIDKFLEYLRSELNRSQRTVENYREDLKLFEQYARNLSESFTWESVDSDMIRNWMEHMIDAGNKATSVNRRLSALKMFYRFALVRHYVESDPAHSLKGPKESRPLPQFLKENEMDELLDRKMWGDDYNNVRARTIIILFYETGMRLSELIGLDVDDVNFIKKEIKITGKGNKQRIVPFGDELKNALSEYLALRAQRVMAKSGALLLADKGGRMSPAQVREIVKENLARVCSLKKKSPHVLRHTFATAMLNHGAGIESLKRLLGHAKLSTTEIYTHTTFEQLKRVYIEAHPRA
- the rplA gene encoding 50S ribosomal protein L1; its protein translation is MSKLTKNQKSVADKVEAGKAYTLKEASELVKEITTTKFDASLDIDVRLGVDPRKANQMVRGVVSLPNGTGKVTRVLALCTPDQEAAAKEAGADYVGLDEYVEKIKGGWTDIDVIITMPSCMGKIGPLGRVLGPRGLMPNPKSGTVTMDVAKAVKEVKQGKIDFKVDKAGIIHTSIGKVGMTSEQIYGNAKEFINTVIKLKPAAAKGTYIKSIFISSTMSKGIKIDPKSVE
- the secE gene encoding preprotein translocase subunit SecE, giving the protein MNKIVNYCKACYDELAHKTTWPSRAELTHSAMVVLSASLVIALVVFAMDSIFKAFMGVVYPG
- the rpsU gene encoding 30S ribosomal protein S21 — protein: MIIVPVKDGENIERALKKFKRKFEKTGVVKELRARQQYDKPSVLKRLKMEHAIYVQQLRANEE
- the nusG gene encoding transcription termination/antitermination protein NusG, whose protein sequence is MADAGNKWYVLKAVSGKEAKVKEYIEAEMKHNDLLAANVSQVLIPVEKHATVRNGKRVVKEKVSLPGYVFVEAKLKGDVAHTLRFLPNVLGFLGGLDEPTPVPQRDINRMLGSAEETEFEENLDCPYLVNDTVKVMEGPFSGFSGIVEEVNAEKHKLKVTVKIFGRKTPLELGFMQVEKE
- the hpf gene encoding ribosome hibernation-promoting factor, HPF/YfiA family, whose translation is MEIKIQSIHFDATEKLQAFIEKKVAKLEKTFEDIQKVEVQLKVVKPATALNKEVHLEVAVPGTKLFVEKTCDTFEEGIDQAVDSMKVQLTKFKEKSRNR
- the rplK gene encoding 50S ribosomal protein L11; amino-acid sequence: MAKEVAGLIKLQIKGGAANPSPPVGPALGSKGINIMGFCKEFNARTQDKAGKVLPVVITYYTDKSFDFIIKTPPAAVQLKEAAKIKSGSAQPNRQKVASLTWDQVKVIAEDKMKDLNCFTVESAMKLIAGTARSMGITVKGDFPGK
- the rplJ gene encoding 50S ribosomal protein L10, whose product is MKKEVKDTIIAELGQKLQEFPHFYLVDVTGLNAEKTSALRRKCFQSEIKMVVVKNSLLHKAFEASDIDFSELYDCLKGTTAVLFANTANVPAKLLKEYDKEDVPTLKAAYAEESFYVGADKLAELSALKSKNEVIAEIVALLQSPAKNVVSALQSGSNTIHGVLKTLGERPE
- the rplL gene encoding 50S ribosomal protein L7/L12 translates to MADIKAIAEELVNLTVKEVNELATVLKDEYGIEPAAAAVAVAAGPAAGGAAAAEEKSTFDVVLAEVGGAKLQVVKAVKEACGLGLKEAKDLVDGAPSTIKEGVAKDEAENLKKAIEEAGAKVELK